One genomic segment of Brevibacillus laterosporus LMG 15441 includes these proteins:
- the mtrB gene encoding trp RNA-binding attenuation protein MtrB, producing MEQHQQRSGGSQDFFVIKAKENGVHVIGLTRGTDTRFHHTEKLDKGEVMLAQFTEHTSAIKVRGKAIIQTRHGVIDTEE from the coding sequence ATGGAACAACATCAACAACGAAGCGGTGGCAGCCAAGACTTTTTTGTCATTAAAGCAAAAGAAAACGGAGTACATGTTATTGGATTAACCCGTGGCACAGATACACGCTTCCACCATACAGAAAAGCTAGATAAGGGTGAAGTTATGCTAGCTCAATTTACTGAGCATACATCTGCTATCAAGGTACGTGGCAAAGCAATTATTCAAACCAGACATGGAGTTATTGATACAGAGGAATAA
- the lpdA gene encoding dihydrolipoyl dehydrogenase, with product MKTYDIVVIGGGPGGYVAAIRASKEGKKVALIEQGHLGGTCLNRGCIPSKALLKHAEMIHAIRDASKYGIEVGDMRLSLPKMMQRKNHVINQLRGGIAHLLRTGNIDFYHGKAEIQPDQIVEITGDKPERIKVGSIIIATGSSPAVPPIEGLEQVAYHTSDTIFDIEKIPASLAIIGGGVIGVEFASIFESLGTKVTIIEMADRILATEDEMASQVLTKHVGKRGITILTKAKVAAVKALGSQKQLMIYNEAGAKQDVVAEEILVAIGRRPNLSASANLSLDMDGPFIKVNARMETSVQNLYAIGDVVGNWQLAHVASAEGIVAALNATGHTKDMEYHIVPRCIYTYPEIASVGLSEREAKEKGFQVKTSVYQLAVNGKALASGQAEGFVKLIADETYGEIVGAVMVGPHVTEMISQISAYMQLEGTVEEMANLIFPHPTVSEGLLEAASDWLGKGIHS from the coding sequence ATGAAAACCTACGATATTGTTGTCATCGGGGGAGGACCGGGCGGATACGTAGCGGCGATTCGCGCGTCAAAAGAAGGAAAGAAGGTGGCGCTTATTGAGCAGGGACATTTGGGAGGAACCTGCTTGAATCGAGGATGTATTCCATCTAAAGCGTTATTGAAGCATGCCGAAATGATTCATGCTATCAGAGATGCGTCCAAATACGGAATTGAGGTAGGAGACATGAGGCTCTCCTTACCAAAAATGATGCAGAGAAAAAATCACGTTATTAATCAGCTCCGTGGAGGAATTGCCCATCTATTACGAACGGGAAATATTGATTTCTATCATGGTAAGGCAGAGATTCAACCAGACCAGATCGTGGAAATTACGGGTGATAAACCAGAGAGAATCAAGGTAGGGTCAATCATTATTGCGACAGGCTCCTCTCCAGCCGTACCTCCGATTGAAGGATTAGAGCAGGTAGCATATCACACAAGCGATACTATTTTTGATATAGAGAAAATTCCTGCGTCCCTTGCCATTATTGGCGGTGGTGTTATTGGTGTAGAGTTTGCCAGCATTTTTGAAAGCTTGGGAACAAAGGTAACAATCATTGAAATGGCAGATCGCATACTGGCTACAGAAGATGAAATGGCTTCACAGGTACTAACAAAACATGTAGGCAAAAGGGGAATTACGATTCTCACCAAGGCGAAAGTAGCTGCGGTTAAAGCCCTTGGCTCGCAAAAACAGCTTATGATCTACAATGAAGCTGGAGCAAAACAGGATGTTGTCGCGGAAGAAATACTAGTCGCAATTGGACGTCGCCCGAATCTGTCGGCATCTGCTAACCTATCACTTGATATGGATGGTCCATTTATTAAAGTAAATGCACGTATGGAAACAAGTGTACAAAATCTCTATGCTATAGGTGATGTGGTTGGCAATTGGCAATTGGCTCATGTAGCAAGTGCAGAAGGAATTGTAGCTGCTCTGAATGCGACAGGGCACACTAAAGATATGGAATACCATATCGTCCCAAGATGCATCTACACCTACCCTGAGATAGCAAGTGTAGGGCTTAGCGAGCGTGAAGCAAAAGAAAAGGGCTTTCAGGTAAAAACCTCAGTGTATCAGCTCGCGGTGAACGGTAAGGCCTTAGCAAGTGGTCAAGCAGAAGGCTTTGTAAAGCTGATTGCAGATGAGACCTACGGGGAAATAGTAGGGGCTGTGATGGTTGGCCCACATGTGACTGAGATGATTTCACAAATCTCTGCTTATATGCAATTGGAAGGAACCGTTGAAGAAATGGCAAATCTGATTTTTCCACATCCAACTGTATCAGAAGGATTACTAGAAGCGGCGAGTGATTGGTTAGGAAAAGGTATCCACTCGTAA
- a CDS encoding 2-oxo acid dehydrogenase subunit E2 — MATGIFMPKLSMTMETGTILQWFKKEGDPVEEGDLLLEVMTDKINIEVEAYATGTLLKIYDDVNAIVPVQKIIGYIGEPGEQVPDMPPEMEEEKTPTDINKASEESEAKRETSTSEEEANKVRATPAARRLSRENGVALHEIRGRGTYGRIHAEDVEAYGKHDQERMITPLAKKIALNTGVQLNSIQGSGANGKITKHDVMQAPPNRLQVAMNSSVANNTKSSVELSRVKLEGMRKVISERMIRSVTTAPHVTLVTEVDMSNAIKLRKSLLPVIENQTGYRLSYTEIIMKAVAIALRQHPQMNASVEGDYILYKQEVNTGLAVSVPNGLLVPVVKHADQKGLATLTTECKELGRLAREGKLLPDQMQGGTFTISNLGMYDIDAFTPIINQPEVAILGVGRITEKAVGIHGELKLRPQMTLSLSFDHRIVDGAPAAEFLQSIKRSLEEPYQLLV; from the coding sequence ATGGCAACAGGAATCTTCATGCCGAAGCTTAGTATGACAATGGAGACGGGAACCATTTTGCAATGGTTTAAAAAAGAGGGAGACCCGGTAGAAGAGGGAGACCTACTACTAGAAGTGATGACAGACAAAATTAACATTGAAGTAGAGGCGTATGCAACAGGTACGTTACTAAAAATTTATGATGATGTAAACGCGATTGTACCTGTACAAAAAATCATCGGGTATATTGGAGAGCCGGGAGAACAAGTTCCAGACATGCCCCCAGAGATGGAGGAAGAAAAAACTCCTACTGATATAAACAAAGCTAGTGAGGAGAGCGAAGCTAAAAGAGAGACTTCTACTTCTGAAGAAGAAGCGAATAAAGTGCGGGCTACACCAGCGGCTCGACGTCTTTCACGAGAAAACGGTGTCGCACTACATGAGATTAGAGGGCGTGGAACATATGGGCGCATTCATGCCGAAGATGTAGAAGCTTATGGTAAGCATGATCAAGAGAGAATGATAACACCTCTAGCGAAAAAAATCGCCTTGAACACGGGAGTCCAGTTAAACAGCATACAGGGATCAGGTGCTAATGGAAAAATCACAAAACATGATGTTATGCAGGCTCCTCCTAATCGTTTGCAAGTAGCTATGAACAGCAGTGTAGCAAACAACACAAAATCATCTGTGGAGTTATCGCGTGTGAAACTGGAGGGCATGCGTAAGGTTATCTCTGAGAGAATGATCCGAAGTGTTACTACAGCACCGCATGTCACGCTAGTAACGGAAGTAGATATGAGCAATGCAATCAAGCTTCGCAAAAGCTTACTCCCAGTGATTGAGAATCAGACAGGATATCGGTTGTCTTATACAGAGATCATCATGAAAGCGGTTGCGATAGCATTGCGTCAACATCCACAGATGAATGCTTCCGTTGAAGGTGACTATATTCTCTATAAACAGGAAGTAAACACGGGTCTTGCGGTTTCAGTACCAAACGGTCTACTAGTGCCAGTTGTCAAACATGCTGATCAGAAAGGCTTGGCGACATTAACGACAGAGTGCAAAGAGCTGGGACGATTAGCAAGAGAAGGTAAATTGCTTCCTGATCAGATGCAGGGTGGCACCTTTACCATTAGCAATCTTGGAATGTACGACATTGATGCCTTTACACCCATTATTAACCAGCCAGAGGTTGCCATTTTAGGGGTTGGCCGTATTACGGAAAAAGCAGTTGGGATTCACGGAGAGTTAAAACTTCGTCCGCAGATGACTTTGAGCCTTTCCTTTGACCATCGGATCGTGGATGGAGCACCAGCAGCAGAATTTTTACAAAGTATAAAACGCTCTCTTGAAGAACCATATCAGCTACTAGTCTAG
- a CDS encoding lytic transglycosylase domain-containing protein: protein MDDLIVKIDNNQFIKTLASTGQYTSSDVTQVAQLQGLLDNQTNPDGQDPLFSDVFENELQKYQHVISKEQVLAELDGTNQQQNSWNSSLTYSSPSLDLTSNKDESMTWGRQQIVDKIEQVSKRFGVNSSLVREVVRAESNFNPTATSHAGAKGLMQLMDDTARSVGVRNSYDPDQNLMGGTKYLSKLLDRYDGNVKVALAAYNAGSGRVRRAGIETNEDFDRLAANLPQETQRYVAKITTKLQAEV, encoded by the coding sequence ATGGATGATCTAATCGTGAAAATAGATAATAATCAGTTTATTAAAACCCTTGCATCTACTGGGCAATACACATCGAGTGATGTTACTCAAGTAGCACAATTACAAGGGCTATTGGATAATCAGACAAATCCAGATGGACAAGATCCCTTGTTTTCTGATGTGTTTGAAAATGAACTGCAAAAATATCAGCATGTAATCTCTAAAGAGCAGGTTCTAGCTGAATTAGATGGAACGAACCAGCAGCAAAATAGCTGGAATTCCTCTCTAACCTACTCTTCACCTTCACTTGATCTCACCTCTAATAAGGACGAATCCATGACGTGGGGCCGTCAGCAGATTGTGGATAAAATTGAGCAGGTGAGCAAACGCTTTGGTGTCAACTCTTCCTTGGTCAGAGAGGTAGTTCGCGCCGAGTCTAATTTTAACCCTACTGCTACCTCTCACGCTGGAGCAAAAGGACTTATGCAGTTAATGGACGATACTGCTCGTAGTGTAGGGGTACGCAATTCTTACGATCCCGATCAAAATTTGATGGGCGGAACCAAATATTTGAGCAAATTACTAGATCGATATGATGGGAATGTAAAGGTTGCCTTGGCTGCTTATAATGCAGGATCTGGTCGAGTCAGAAGAGCTGGAATTGAGACAAATGAAGACTTTGATCGTCTAGCGGCTAATCTTCCTCAAGAGACACAGCGCTATGTCGCCAAAATAACGACGAAATTGCAAGCGGAAGTTTAG
- a CDS encoding PTS galactitol transporter subunit IIC → MEYLQKIVNLGPTVVLPIIIFIFAILLKTKPGQAFRAGLTIGIGFVGVNLIIGLLSSSLGPAAQDMVKNLGVELTIIDVGWPASSAIAFGTTIGALAIPIGLGVNLAMLLFGLTKTLNVDVWNLWHIAFTGSLVTVMTNSVPMGLLTAIVHAIVLLVLADMSSKHVSEFYGYQGVTFPHGTSTAFYVIAMPLEKLFDMIPGLRSLKADPDSIQKRMGVLGESTVLGLILGIIIGLLAGWSVKDVLTLGVNTAAVMLLLPRMVAVLMEGLLPVSEAASEFVRSKFPDREVNIGMDSALAVGHPAAIASSLIMIPIVLALAVLLPGNKVLPFGDLATIPFIVCLMVPVFKGNVVRTVLGSTIALGVGLLLATYVSPLITTAATMAGFKFPEGAAAISSLVDGAVPTTALFVFGAKLGYFGIIGIGAIAIGTAIYRRRREKREILQQREM, encoded by the coding sequence ATGGAGTATTTACAAAAGATTGTTAATTTAGGGCCAACTGTTGTATTGCCCATCATCATCTTCATTTTTGCGATTCTCTTAAAAACAAAGCCTGGACAGGCATTCCGGGCTGGACTCACTATTGGGATTGGATTTGTTGGGGTCAATCTGATTATCGGATTACTTAGCAGTTCACTCGGTCCTGCCGCTCAAGATATGGTTAAAAATTTGGGAGTGGAGTTAACGATTATTGATGTAGGCTGGCCGGCTAGCTCAGCCATTGCGTTTGGGACAACGATTGGTGCTTTAGCTATCCCGATTGGCCTTGGTGTCAACCTAGCGATGCTTCTTTTCGGACTCACGAAGACATTAAATGTGGATGTTTGGAACCTGTGGCATATCGCGTTTACAGGATCGTTGGTAACAGTTATGACTAATAGTGTACCGATGGGGCTATTAACAGCGATTGTTCATGCAATCGTGTTACTTGTACTAGCAGACATGTCTTCGAAGCATGTGTCAGAATTTTATGGTTATCAGGGGGTTACGTTCCCGCATGGTACCTCCACTGCTTTTTATGTGATCGCCATGCCACTCGAAAAATTATTTGATATGATTCCAGGGTTACGCAGTTTAAAAGCCGATCCAGATTCTATTCAAAAACGGATGGGAGTGCTGGGTGAATCAACTGTGTTAGGTCTTATATTAGGTATTATTATTGGCCTTTTAGCTGGATGGAGTGTCAAGGACGTTTTAACCTTAGGGGTAAATACAGCCGCGGTGATGCTACTGTTGCCTCGAATGGTAGCTGTTCTGATGGAAGGGCTGTTGCCAGTATCAGAAGCGGCTTCAGAATTTGTTCGCAGTAAGTTTCCAGATCGCGAAGTAAATATTGGGATGGATTCTGCGTTAGCTGTAGGACATCCAGCCGCTATAGCTTCATCGTTAATTATGATCCCTATCGTGCTGGCATTAGCCGTACTACTGCCTGGGAATAAGGTATTACCCTTCGGAGATTTAGCGACCATTCCGTTTATTGTCTGCTTAATGGTTCCTGTGTTTAAAGGAAACGTAGTACGTACGGTTCTGGGTTCGACGATTGCTCTGGGAGTAGGTTTACTATTAGCTACCTACGTCTCTCCGCTCATTACTACCGCGGCAACTATGGCAGGGTTTAAATTCCCTGAAGGTGCTGCTGCAATCTCTTCCTTGGTCGATGGTGCCGTTCCTACCACAGCATTATTTGTTTTTGGGGCTAAGCTGGGTTACTTCGGTATCATTGGTATTGGCGCTATTGCCATAGGTACAGCCATTTATCGAAGACGACGGGAAAAAAGAGAGATACTACAACAACGCGAGATGTGA
- a CDS encoding PTS sugar transporter subunit IIB — MAKKKVMVICGTGVATSTVVMQKLKTFLQEKGLEANLEQSKVSDILNKGDQYDLIISTTAVPAHIQDKVINAVPLLTGIGKEKVFAEIEKRMTAE, encoded by the coding sequence ATGGCAAAGAAAAAAGTTATGGTGATTTGTGGCACAGGTGTAGCAACTTCTACAGTGGTTATGCAGAAATTAAAAACGTTCTTACAAGAAAAAGGATTAGAGGCTAATTTAGAACAATCAAAAGTAAGTGATATTTTAAATAAAGGTGACCAGTATGATCTGATTATTTCTACTACAGCAGTACCGGCTCATATACAGGATAAAGTGATTAATGCTGTTCCTTTGTTAACAGGAATCGGAAAAGAAAAAGTATTTGCCGAAATTGAGAAACGGATGACCGCCGAATAG
- a CDS encoding PTS sugar transporter subunit IIA has protein sequence MSFLEMVQTDHLFIFPDETRQDVILETMAKSLWRKGFVHESYVNAVKDREQHYPTGLELADVHVAIPHTDACHVKQQTIALGLVKQGTKFQCMADASRIISVKLIIMLAIEKSEAHLEMLEEIMTFIQDAPRLEALSQASTPVELLSVIQPVNSYNH, from the coding sequence ATGTCATTTTTGGAGATGGTGCAAACAGATCATTTGTTTATCTTTCCAGATGAAACCCGCCAAGACGTAATCTTAGAAACCATGGCAAAATCGTTATGGAGGAAGGGCTTTGTGCACGAGAGCTATGTAAACGCTGTCAAGGATCGTGAGCAGCATTATCCTACTGGATTGGAGTTGGCTGATGTACATGTGGCTATTCCGCACACGGATGCGTGTCATGTTAAACAGCAGACGATTGCATTGGGTCTTGTGAAACAGGGTACCAAGTTTCAGTGCATGGCAGATGCCAGCAGAATCATTTCAGTCAAGCTTATTATCATGCTAGCGATTGAAAAAAGTGAGGCTCATTTGGAGATGCTGGAAGAAATTATGACGTTCATTCAGGATGCTCCACGCTTGGAGGCGCTTAGTCAGGCTAGCACACCAGTAGAATTACTTTCCGTTATCCAACCTGTTAACAGTTACAACCACTAA
- a CDS encoding thiamine pyrophosphate-dependent dehydrogenase E1 component subunit alpha: MTTAWELPKMITEQKLVELLHQMWVIRFFDEKVDEFFAKGLIHGTTHLCVGQEATAAGAIAVLQPTDKITSTHRGHGHCIAKGADVNKMMAELFGRETGYCKGKGGSMHIADVEKGNLGANGIVGGGIPIAVGAALTSQMKKLGYVTISFFGDGASNEGSFHESLNMASIWKLPVIFFCENNQYGMSGPVTEMVNIENIADRSKAYGIPGVVVDGNDLLAVMNAVAEAAERARRGEGPTLIEAKTYRYKGHSKSDAKKYRTRDEELDWRKNRDCIKRLQEILIEKGLLTQEQAKEIEQQAKKEIEEAVVFAEKSPMPSLDTLEEDVYA; encoded by the coding sequence ATGACTACTGCTTGGGAATTACCTAAGATGATTACGGAGCAAAAGTTGGTTGAATTATTACATCAAATGTGGGTCATACGCTTTTTTGATGAAAAGGTGGATGAATTTTTCGCAAAAGGATTAATTCACGGAACAACCCATCTATGTGTCGGACAAGAGGCAACGGCGGCAGGTGCAATCGCTGTGCTTCAACCAACGGATAAAATTACGAGTACGCACCGAGGTCATGGTCACTGCATTGCCAAAGGTGCTGATGTTAATAAAATGATGGCTGAACTATTTGGTCGTGAAACAGGATATTGCAAGGGAAAAGGCGGATCAATGCATATTGCGGATGTAGAGAAAGGCAATTTAGGCGCGAATGGAATTGTCGGTGGCGGTATCCCTATTGCAGTTGGAGCAGCGCTAACCTCACAAATGAAGAAGCTAGGCTATGTTACAATCAGTTTTTTTGGCGATGGAGCGAGCAATGAAGGCAGTTTTCATGAATCACTAAATATGGCGTCCATCTGGAAATTGCCAGTTATCTTTTTCTGTGAAAATAATCAATATGGAATGTCTGGTCCTGTAACGGAAATGGTGAATATCGAAAATATTGCGGATCGGTCAAAAGCCTATGGTATTCCTGGTGTAGTAGTAGATGGAAACGATCTTTTGGCAGTCATGAATGCTGTAGCTGAAGCAGCAGAACGAGCTCGGCGTGGTGAAGGACCTACTTTAATCGAAGCCAAAACATATCGTTATAAAGGCCACTCTAAGAGTGATGCGAAAAAATATCGGACACGTGATGAAGAACTGGATTGGCGGAAAAATCGTGATTGTATCAAAAGATTACAGGAAATCTTGATAGAAAAAGGCCTACTTACACAAGAACAGGCCAAAGAAATAGAACAGCAGGCAAAGAAGGAGATCGAGGAAGCAGTGGTGTTTGCAGAAAAAAGCCCGATGCCTTCCCTAGATACGTTGGAAGAAGACGTTTACGCATAA
- a CDS encoding PTS sugar transporter subunit IIA, whose product MKRQFLQIVKDEDPKNPLTDEEIAGKLGIRRDKCTLLRQQLQIPDSRKRRLPLLLAEMNRILKKHSQISDRKLTGELRKIGFEISKFTVMNLRKEQQEDWQEMPLATGSHTSLGKEQSVHRKLRQFADLIESDGFLLPFVQQVKAVILYPYQKLPILFQGEKGTGKRAIAEAAFSFAKQEKQLKSEAIFTEIDIREMTEGPLFEQRICDTLSSYQDVGGALYIREIQLLSLESIEAVLKRVREMDSPVFIFASSTNTAGWGDPDLLHRLFPIQVHLPSLASWPRESQLRLIDDMIQQQAQQAGCPIHKDKCGERKKRMNGYTGNITQLQADIRAFVCNEFIDWLVEHLSPVQGDERTTRSALPALAPDSIYHWLHIRFAQMNQQGVRPELIRLRLQQECRERLRDDSGKRKSDAERVRSLSIFVGEKVMQMVEQMLWIAEKHLVLDHEKLVMALALHVKGMLERYQVTEPNQIYHGDQKSEAASSYLSMEWIVAQEMAEVIKSTWGISITKAETEMLARYVKHCTLIEKNSPTVGMVLVSYGSIAESMAEQLHSLFGQHHIQAVSLSVDDSEERFLSKVSSAIKRADHGMGVVVLADAGRMVGSEEIWREHVQVETLIFAPLSLPFAMEVMRRCLYAPKSLSHVAQEIVQWRMPVSPFLDEWKIVKPKALMLVCLTGEGAARQLGQIVSEHVGDRGGDLHYLFANTHTVRSSYTRWKEEYHILAVVGTIDPLVEGLPFISLQHLIEGSGFSFLDRLLMIGDLTVGQASVDQRTPLHMQDLIVTDLIFSACNISNKKEAILFLAHKLVEKGYVKPEFVQKVWEREKLGATSLAGGIAIPHAEPAQTINPAIAILPLAHPLEWEPGIQVDWVIMLAVNDTCQFAVEELMEALEEPANIQKITTRGGEEGRWNQ is encoded by the coding sequence ATGAAGAGACAGTTCCTACAGATTGTAAAGGATGAAGATCCCAAAAATCCGCTGACTGACGAAGAGATTGCCGGAAAATTAGGAATTAGGAGAGATAAATGTACGTTGTTGCGTCAGCAGCTTCAAATCCCTGATTCCCGCAAACGGCGGTTACCATTGCTACTAGCAGAAATGAACAGGATTTTAAAGAAGCATTCACAGATATCCGATCGCAAGCTAACAGGAGAGCTACGTAAAATAGGTTTTGAAATATCAAAATTTACTGTGATGAATTTACGGAAAGAACAGCAGGAAGATTGGCAAGAGATGCCTCTGGCTACCGGATCTCATACTTCTTTAGGCAAGGAACAGTCAGTACACCGAAAACTGCGTCAGTTTGCTGATTTGATCGAGAGCGATGGCTTCCTTTTACCATTTGTCCAACAGGTGAAGGCGGTCATCTTATATCCGTACCAAAAGCTCCCCATTTTATTTCAGGGAGAAAAGGGAACAGGAAAGCGAGCTATAGCAGAAGCCGCCTTTTCCTTTGCAAAACAAGAGAAACAACTGAAATCAGAAGCAATTTTTACAGAAATAGATATACGCGAAATGACGGAAGGCCCATTATTTGAGCAAAGGATCTGCGATACACTAAGTAGCTATCAAGATGTAGGCGGGGCATTGTATATTCGGGAAATTCAGCTTTTATCTCTTGAGTCTATAGAAGCGGTACTTAAGCGTGTACGAGAGATGGACTCACCCGTATTCATTTTTGCGTCCAGCACAAATACAGCAGGTTGGGGTGATCCTGACTTACTGCATCGTCTGTTTCCTATTCAGGTTCACTTGCCATCCTTAGCTTCATGGCCGAGGGAGTCACAGCTTCGGTTAATTGATGATATGATTCAGCAGCAAGCACAACAAGCGGGGTGCCCGATTCATAAGGATAAATGCGGCGAGCGTAAAAAACGGATGAATGGGTATACGGGGAACATTACGCAGCTACAAGCAGACATTCGCGCTTTTGTTTGTAACGAATTCATAGATTGGTTAGTTGAACACCTTTCTCCTGTCCAAGGTGATGAAAGAACGACACGAAGCGCTCTACCAGCATTAGCTCCTGACTCCATTTATCATTGGCTGCACATTCGATTTGCCCAAATGAATCAACAGGGAGTTCGGCCTGAATTAATTCGACTCCGATTACAGCAGGAATGCCGTGAACGATTAAGAGATGACAGTGGAAAACGTAAATCAGATGCGGAACGTGTGCGTAGTTTAAGTATTTTTGTCGGAGAAAAGGTCATGCAAATGGTAGAGCAAATGCTATGGATTGCAGAAAAGCACCTCGTACTCGATCATGAAAAACTAGTAATGGCTCTTGCCTTGCATGTGAAAGGAATGCTAGAACGTTATCAGGTTACAGAGCCAAATCAGATATATCATGGGGATCAAAAAAGCGAAGCAGCTTCCTCCTACCTTTCTATGGAGTGGATTGTTGCTCAGGAGATGGCAGAGGTAATCAAAAGCACGTGGGGAATTAGCATTACGAAGGCAGAAACAGAAATGCTGGCTCGCTATGTAAAGCATTGCACCCTGATTGAAAAAAATTCACCAACGGTAGGTATGGTGTTGGTTTCATACGGCAGTATTGCTGAGAGTATGGCAGAACAATTACATTCTTTATTTGGACAGCATCACATTCAAGCAGTTAGTCTCTCTGTAGATGATTCGGAGGAGCGCTTTTTGTCCAAAGTTAGCTCTGCGATTAAACGCGCAGATCATGGCATGGGAGTCGTTGTCTTGGCAGATGCGGGACGGATGGTAGGCAGTGAAGAGATTTGGCGAGAACATGTTCAAGTCGAAACATTGATATTTGCCCCCTTGAGCTTGCCATTTGCTATGGAGGTTATGCGCCGGTGTTTATACGCACCAAAGTCATTGTCTCATGTCGCGCAGGAAATTGTTCAATGGCGTATGCCTGTTTCCCCTTTTTTAGATGAGTGGAAAATAGTGAAACCCAAAGCGTTGATGTTGGTTTGCTTGACGGGGGAAGGGGCAGCACGTCAGCTTGGACAAATTGTGAGCGAGCATGTCGGTGATCGTGGTGGTGATCTGCATTATTTATTTGCTAATACTCATACAGTACGTTCCTCCTATACAAGGTGGAAAGAGGAATATCATATTTTAGCTGTTGTAGGCACGATTGATCCATTGGTAGAGGGACTACCATTCATCTCCTTACAGCATTTAATTGAGGGAAGCGGATTTTCGTTTTTAGATCGCTTGTTAATGATCGGGGATCTGACCGTTGGACAAGCTTCTGTTGACCAACGAACACCGCTACACATGCAGGATTTAATAGTGACCGACCTTATTTTTTCTGCTTGCAACATTTCGAATAAAAAGGAAGCAATTCTATTTCTTGCTCACAAGCTAGTAGAAAAAGGCTATGTAAAACCCGAATTCGTACAAAAGGTGTGGGAACGAGAAAAGCTCGGGGCAACATCACTCGCAGGTGGTATTGCTATCCCGCATGCAGAACCTGCTCAGACTATCAATCCTGCCATTGCCATTTTGCCATTGGCTCACCCTCTGGAGTGGGAACCGGGAATTCAGGTAGACTGGGTGATCATGCTGGCAGTTAATGATACATGCCAATTTGCTGTGGAAGAATTAATGGAAGCATTGGAGGAACCAGCAAATATCCAGAAGATTACAACCAGAGGCGGGGAGGAAGGGAGATGGAATCAATGA
- a CDS encoding alpha-ketoacid dehydrogenase subunit beta — MREITYLEAVREAMTQEMRVNPDVFLMGEDIGVYGGAFGVSRGMIEEFGPERIRNTPISEAAIAGAAVGAAMTGMRPIMELQFSDFITIAMDQLVNQAAKNRYMFGGKGKVPMVVRTPSGSGTGAAAQHTQSLEAWMAHIPGLKVVQPSTAYDVKGLLKAAIDDHNPVIFYEHKLLYKTLGHVPEESYSIPLGVADVKREGTDVTIVATAIMIHKALEAATELEKEGISVEVIDPRTLVPLDTDTIIRSVKKTGKLIVVHEAVKFGGFGGEIVSMIAESEAFDYVDAPIRRLGGKSIPMPYNPVLEKAAIPQVPDIIQAVKDTVAHR, encoded by the coding sequence ATGAGAGAGATTACGTACTTAGAAGCGGTCCGAGAAGCGATGACTCAGGAGATGCGTGTCAATCCAGATGTTTTTTTGATGGGAGAAGACATTGGAGTATATGGAGGAGCGTTTGGGGTGTCGCGTGGGATGATTGAAGAATTTGGTCCAGAGCGAATCCGCAACACACCGATTTCCGAAGCGGCGATTGCAGGAGCTGCTGTCGGAGCCGCTATGACTGGCATGCGACCTATCATGGAGCTACAATTCTCTGACTTCATAACCATTGCAATGGACCAGTTGGTAAATCAGGCTGCGAAAAATCGCTACATGTTTGGTGGGAAAGGGAAGGTACCGATGGTCGTACGTACACCATCTGGTTCGGGTACAGGTGCCGCGGCGCAGCATACACAAAGCTTGGAAGCGTGGATGGCCCATATTCCCGGGCTAAAAGTGGTCCAGCCCTCAACTGCTTATGATGTAAAGGGGTTATTAAAGGCAGCCATCGACGATCATAACCCGGTGATTTTTTATGAACACAAGCTCCTCTATAAAACATTGGGGCATGTCCCAGAAGAATCATACAGTATTCCGCTTGGTGTGGCAGATGTAAAACGTGAAGGCACAGACGTAACAATTGTAGCCACTGCTATTATGATACACAAAGCATTAGAAGCAGCCACCGAATTAGAAAAGGAAGGCATCTCTGTGGAAGTTATCGATCCACGAACATTGGTGCCATTGGATACCGACACCATTATTCGGTCAGTGAAGAAAACAGGAAAGCTAATTGTGGTTCATGAAGCGGTCAAGTTCGGCGGATTCGGCGGAGAGATTGTCAGCATGATTGCCGAGAGTGAAGCCTTCGATTATGTAGATGCCCCTATTAGACGATTGGGCGGTAAGTCGATACCAATGCCTTATAATCCTGTTTTAGAAAAGGCGGCAATCCCGCAGGTGCCTGATATTATACAAGCAGTAAAAGACACAGTGGCACATCGTTAG